The genomic stretch AATTTCCAGCAACAGCTCGGCCTTGCGCTTGCCGTCAACAATCTGGCCGGCGACCCGGCCGGTCACCTTGCCCTGCTCGACTTCCAGCTCGTTGGCATAGATATAATCGATACCCAGCTTGCGCTGCAGATGTCGGGCAAAGTAGGTGAACCCGCCCGACAGAATCGCGGTGCGGTAACCCAGCGCCTTGAGGCTCAGAATCAGGTGTTCCGCCCCTTCGGTCATGCGCAGACGGCTGGCAATGCCTTCCAGCACAGACTCATCAAGCCCCTTGAGCAGCGCCAGCCGCTCGGCAAAGCTCTGGCTGAAATCCAGCTCGCCCTGCATGGCTCTTTCGGTGATTTCCGCCACCTGTTCTCCGACTCCGGCTTCCATGGCCAGCTCATCGATCACCTCGGCCTCGATCAGCGTGGAGTCCATGTCGAAGACGACCAGACGCCGGTTGCGCCGGAAAATGGAATCCTCCTGGAAGGCGATATCCACATTCATTTCGCCGGCAATATGCAGGAAGTCTGCGCGCAGTTGTTCCAGGTCTGACGGTGTGCCCCGAACCGAGAACTCGACACAGGCAATCCGGTTTTCCGAGGCGTTCAGCGATGGCCTCGCAGAAAGCCGGGAGATGTTGTCGATGTTCAGACCATGGCGGGCGGTAATGGCGGATACCCGGGCGATCTGTTCCGCCTTGATGTCCCGGGAAAGCAGCGTCACGATGTAGCAGGCGCGATTGCGCGCCGCTGCCCAGGACTGGTATTCCTCAACCGTGATCGGCGCGAACCGCACCTGAAGATCCAGGGCATGGAGCCGGAACAGCAGGTCCCGGATGACCGGGGAGGATTTTGATTCATCGGGAATCTCGACCAGGATGCCCCAGGTGAGATGATCGTGAATCACCGCCTGGCCGATATCGAGAATACGCACATCATAGCGGCCCATGATGCCGGTGATTTCCGACGTGAGCCCGGGTTTGTCACGCCCGGAGACATTAATCAGTACCAGCTCACTCACTGTCAGACCCCTCACTTTCCGAGCCCTGCTCTTCCCGGGCCCGGGCGGCCGAAGGAATCACCTCAATGGCATCAACCCGCTGCAACCCCCGGGGCAGTTTGTGCCCACGCCTCCCGCGCTCACCGAGGTAATGCTCCAGATCACTGAACTGCAACCCCATCTTGCGCTTGCCGGCACGTATTTCCAACTGGTCATCTTCCGCGAAGACCGCCACGGAAACCACATACTCTTCCCGGTTTTGCACTCTTGCAGAGGGTATGCTGATGATCTTGTTGCCCTTGCCCTTGGCCAGCTCCGGCAACTCACTCAGGGGGAACACCAGCATACGGCCTTCGTTGGAAACAGCCCCCAGATACAGTGTCTTTTCGGTGGTTGGAATGCTCACCGGCGGCATGATCTTCGCTCCCCTGGGCACACTCACCACCGCTTTACCGTTGCGATTCTTGCTGATCATGTCATTCAGTGAGGTCACGAAGCCGTAACCACCATCGGTAACCAGCAGGGCCTTGCGGGAGGGCTCGCCCATCAACAGCCCGGAAAACGTCGCGCCGGAAGGCGGGTTGATCCGCCCCGTCAGGGGCTCTCCCTGGCCCCGGGCAGAGGGCAGACTGTGAGCCATCAACGAATAGGCGCGCCCTGTGGAATCCAGGAAGATTGCCTGCTGGTTGGTTCGCCCCCTGGCCGCCAGCGCAAACCGGTCCCCGGCCTTGTAACTCAGGCCTTCGGGCTCGATATCATGGCCCTTGGCTGCGCGAACCCAGCCTTTATCCGACAGTACGACCGTAACCGGGTCATTGGAGATCAGGTCCACTTCGCTGAAGGCCCGGGCCTCTTCCCGCTCGACAATCGGCGAGCGGCGATCATCACCAAAGGTCTCGGCGTCCGCCTTCAGTTCATTCTTGATCAGTTCCCGCAGACGGTCTTCAGAGCCGAGGATCGACTGAAGCTCATCCCGCTCCGCGGACAGTTCATCCTGCTCACCACGGATCTTCATCTCTTCCAGCTTCGCCAGGTGGCGCAGCTTCAGCTCGAGGATCGCTTCGGCCTGGTCGGCCGAAAGCCCGAAACGGGACATCAACTCGGCCTTGGGCTTGTCCTCGTTGCGGATTATCTCGATGACCTCGTCAATATTGAGGTAGGCAATCAGCAAGCCCTCGAGAAGGTGCAGGCGCGCCAGAACCTTGTCGAGGCGGTGCTGGAGACGCCGGATCACGGTGTTCCGGCGGAAGGTCAGCCACTCGGTGAGAATCTGGTGCAGGCCCTTGACTCCGGGCCGGCCGTCATTGCCGATCACATTGATATTGACCCGGTAGGTCTTCTCAAGATCGGTGCTGGCGAACAGGTGCGCCATCAGGCCATCAAGATCGACCCGGTTGGAGCGCGGAACAACCACCAGACGGGTCGGGTTCTCATGATCCGATTCATCGCGCAGGTCGGCCACCATAGGCAGCTTCTTGGCCTGCATCTGATGGGCAATCTGCTCGAGGACCCTGGCCCCCGAGACCTGATGCGGAAGGTCGGTTACCACAATCTCACCGCTTTCCCGAATCCAGCGGGCACGCATACGCAGTGAGCCACGACCGGTTTCATACATCTGCCGGATATCCTTGCGCGGAGTAATAATTTCCGCACGGGTGGGGAAATCCGGCCCCTTGATGTGTTCGCAGAGTTCGTCGACGGTTGCCTCCGGCTGGTCCAGCAAGCGGATACAGGCGGCGGTGACTTCCCGGACATTATGAGGCGGAATATCGGTGGCCATGCCCACGGCAATACCGGTGGTGCCATTCAGCAGTACGTGGGGAAGCCTTGCCGGCAGAACCGAGGGCTCATCCATGGTGCCGTCAAAATTCGGCACCCAGTCCGCGGTGCCCTGCCCCAGTTCACCCAGCAGCACTTCAGCAAATGGCGCCAGGCGGGACTCGGTGTAACGCATTGCTGCAAAGGATTTGGGGTCATCCGGCGACCCCCAGTTGCCCTGCCCGTCCACCAGCGGATACCTGTAGGAAAAGGGCTGGGCCATCAGCACCATGGCTTCGTAACAGGCACTGTCACCGTGGGGGTGGAACTTACCCAGCACATCGCCCACCGTACGGGCGGATTTCTTGTACTTCGAGGTGGATTTCAGCCCCAGCTCGGACATCGCATAGACAATCCGGCGCTGAACCGGTTTCAAGCCGTCACCAACATTGGGAAGCGCCCGGTCTAGAATGACGTACATGGAATAGTCGAGGTAGGCCTTTTCCGTGTAATCCCGGAGCGCTACCCGTTCAAAGCCCTCATCCGTTGTCTGAAACTCTGGCATGGATGCCTCTTTTGCCTGTATTTCCTGATTTTAATAACGCCTGTGATGCGATCCCCTGCCCCGGACATGATCATCGGGCAGAGTGAGGCCACATTATATGGAGCAGAGCGCCGTTGCACCAACAACCTGCGGATTTAATAGCCAAAACCGGCGATTTATCGTACAGGCAGCTGATTCCAATAGCGGAATTCCCGCATGGAGAGTCTGTAAGGTGCGCCGTATGCTCGCCAACAGTGAATAGAAGACCGTTTTACTCATCTGACAAGCGGAACACTATGAAGCCCAATCTCAAAGCCTGCGGGCAAGCCATGGCAACGGCCCTGGTCAATGCGGTTCTGGCCGTAGCACTGATGCTCCTTGTTGAGTTTGCAATCAGTGGCAGCTTCCAGGTTCCCGAGCCCTATCTCTGGGCCGGATTGTTGATCTGGCTGGTTATTTTTGCGGGTCAGTTCTGGCGCCAGCGTCACCTCTGCAAATCCTGTGAATCGCCACGGGAAACACCCGACCCCTCCCGTTGATCTGCCAAACTCCCGGCACACCCCCCTTTGTTTGACCGGGAGCAACTCCTGCGCTGTTAATCACCACAAGCTGTCTTCCGCTGCTATGCTTGGCGATAGGCCAGCACGGCCAATCTGGGGGACTGTATGGATTTTGGCAAGCGTCTGGGACTTCGTGTAAAGATCGCCTTACCCTTTGCTATCACCGCCACCGCCCTGATCATCATAGGGCTGTTCGCTGTCAGCACGGTGCGGAACCTGGTTTCCGACACCGATAACATTGCCGACGTCTACCTGCCGTCGGTCAGCGAAATTCTCAACGGTGACAGGGATCTGTACCAGGCACTGGTTGCCCAGATGGCGTATGTGGATGCCAGCTTCAACAATCAGGACGGCGCAGACTACATCAAGAGTTTCGAGGAAAACTCGACGCAGGCCCGGGAGCGTTTCAAGAAGGCCGTTGAGCGACTGGAGGGCACAGGTGTATCCGATGTTGCCAACGGGTTTGACGCCGCCTTTGACCGCTGGCTGGCTTCCGCCAGGCGCACCCTTGAGCTGGCAGGGAGTGGCACCCCGGCTGAGGCCCGACAACTAGCCACCAGCGAAACCAGCCAGCTGTTCGACAACCTGCGGAACTTCTATGACGAAGTCGGGGCCCATGCCGACCGGCAGGCCCAGATGCGGGCTTCCGGCTCATCCGCTGAAGGCCAGGCCAGCTCACTGACCATCCTGCTGATTACCGTAGTCGCGATTATCGTCAGCATTCTGCTGTTTGCCGTGTTCCTGAAACTGATCATTTCCTCGGTTACAGCCCTGAGAACCCAGCTCGACAATATCGCCCAGGGTGAAGGTGACCTGACCCAACGGGTGCCGGTCGAAACCGATGACGACCTCGGCAAACTCGCCCGGAGCTTCAACCTGGTTCTGGAGAACCTGCAGTCGATGATCCGCTCCATTCAGCAGTTGACCCGGGAGCTGGGCGCCGGGGCCACTGATCTGGCGAGGGCCGCGAAGGACAATAACGATGGAGTTAGCCGGCAGACAGATTCCATCGCCATGGTGGCGACCGCCATCAATGAAATGCAGAGCGCGATCGAGGAAGTGGCAGGCAATGCCTCAAGGGCCGCGGAAATCACGCGGGATGCGGAAGAAAAAGGCAAGAACGGCGCACGCATCATTCGCAACTCTTCCGAGCAGGTGCACCGGTTGGCGGCCCAGATCTCCCGGGCGGTCGACGTAATCCGCAAGCTGTCAGACGACTCCAACAACATCACCTCGGTTCTGGATGTGATCAGGGGCATCGCTGAACAGACCAACCTGCTCGCGCTCAATGCTGCGATCGAAGCGGCCCGGGCCGGTGAACAGGGGCGCGGATTTGCCGTGGTTGCCGACGAAGTCAGAACCCTGGCCCAGAGAACGCAGCAGTCCACTCAAGATATCCAGACCATGATCACCACCTTGCAGTCTGGCGTTGCCGATATCGTGTCGGTCATGGAGACGGGCAGCCGGGAGGCCGCCGAAACCGAGAACCTGGCCACTGAGGCCGAACAGGAGCTGAACGCCATCCTCCAGGCCATGACCAACATCGCCGATGTGAATACCAGCGTGGCGTCTGCCACCGAGGAGCAGACCCAAGTGGTGGATGAAATCAACCGGAGCATTACCGAGATCAACGATCTCGCCGCAGAGGGGGCCGGTCGATCACGGGACATTGACGGGATCAGCGATTCCCTTGAAGGCTATGCCCGGGAACTCGAGAATCAGACGGGCAGGTTCCGGGTCTGAGCCCGGAACCTGTAATGGCAGGGTCAGCCAGGGTTACTGCCGGATACCTTCGACAGAAATGATGATCTCAACCGTCTCGGAGGCCTTTCCAAGATCCATCGGGATACCGAAGTCCTTCAGGCGAAGCTCGGTTTCCGCTTCGAAGCCCATGCGGTAACCGCCCCAGGGGTCTTCACCGTAGCCAATCATTTCCGCATCCAGGGTCACTTCCCTGGTCACACCGCGCAAGGTCAGATCGCCGATGATGTCGGCTTCACCTTCACCTTGTGGGACCACGCGCTTGCTCTTGAAGGTCGCCTTGGGAAACTCGTCAACGTAGAGAAAATCCTCGCTGCGCAAGTGTTTGTCACGCTCGGCGTGGTTGGAATCAACGCTGCTGGTGTCGATTGTGACGGTCACGGAGCTGTTTTCAGGATTCTTGGCGTCGTAGACAAACTGGCCGTCAAATTCATTGAACCGACCATAGAGCCAGCTGTACCCAAGGTGGGAAATCTTGAAATGAATGAACTGGTGATCGCCCTCGTTATCGAAGTCATAAGTACCGCTATGCTCATCAGCGTGGACCGCCGTTGTCAGCGCCATGGATACAGCAGAGGCAAGCAGGATCTTCTTCATGGATATCTCCCTTGTTGCATTAATGCCCGACTCCCGGGCTTTACACGGATTCGCGTCCAGATGATGCGCTGGTTACTTACCCAGCATACGACGCAGTGTGTCGTCGCGATCAATAAAGTGGTGCTTGAGTGCACCGGCGGTATGGATCACAGACAGGACAATAATCGCCCAGGTCGCCCAGTAGTGGACGGTTCCGGCAGGCTCTTCCATTTTTTTGGTCTGGCCGGTCAACGACGGCACCTCAAACCACCCGAAGACACTGATGGAAGAGCCGTCAGCCGTTGAGATCAGATAGCCACTGGCCATGGCCACAAAGAGGAGTATATATAGCAGCGTGTGGGCCGCCTGGGCGCTCCGAACTTCCCAGCGCTTATGGCCTGACGGCGCCGATGGCGATGCATTCAACCACTTCCATACGACCCGAAAAACCATTACCGCCAGAAGCAACATGCCGATACTTCGGTGAATGTCCGGGGCTTTGTTGTACCAGTCATGGTAATAGGTCAGATCGACCATCCAGTACCCGAGTCCGAACAGGCCAAATACCGCCAGGGCGACAAGCCAGTGAATGGCAATTGCCATCGAGCCGTAGCTGTTTGAGGTGTTCCGGATTTGCATGATCAGCAACCTTGATCCCTGGTCCAGATATTTCCCGAAAGTTTAGAAACACAGCCGAGCGAAAAAAATCAAAATCTTTTGCTGCCTTGCATCAGATTTTCTGATCAAACCTTCGGGCGCTTTGCCTTTGGTCTCATACGGGTTTTACGGATTGTTCAAAATTATAGCAACGATAAAATTTACTCATATTTCAACGCCCCGTCGGGGCCTCATTGACCGAGAGGACATGACATGGAATTTGAATTCGACGAAAGCGTCGTTGTTCCCAGCAACAACTGATTCTCTGGCGGTCCGCCCCAGGATCGCCGGGCCTTCTCCCCTGGCAGGCCACAAAAGATACAAACTGTTTCCAGTTTCTACATGAAACAGTGGTAATAAACCCGTTTTTTTGGCAATCTTCCTTCCTACTATCAGTAACTTCCGGATTTTTCAGATTTATCTGTACTGATAGATGACAGTTCAGTCGTCTTTCCAAACCGGCTGATGCCTTCGTTCAATCAACCAGAACTGCCTATGTCGAAGCGCCTCCCTGACAAGCTGACGGCTCCGGAAGTGGAACTGTTATCCCCCATGCTGAACAGGGACGGTGATACATGGACTGCAGATTTCAGGGGCCTGACGCTCAGAACCGCGCTGCAACCCATCTACAGCATTTCCCACAAGCGGATTGTCGGTTACGAAGCGCTCATCCGTGCCTTTGACACCGACAACTCGGCGGTGCTTCCACTGCATCTATTCCAACTTCCCGATTCCGCGGCAGAAAACCTGCTGCTGGATCGCCTCTGCCGATACCTGCATATCCGCAACTACAGCGGCATCAGCGATCAGTTGAACTGGCTGTTTCTGAACGTATCGCCGCAGGTGGTCACCAGTGGCAGCCAGGCGGATTCTTTTTTTGGCCAGATTCTTGCCAAAACCGGCCTTCCGCCCCACCGGATCGTGATGGAAATTGTAGAGCAGCCAACCGACGACGCGGAGAGGCTTCGGGAAACGGTTGCCTACTACAAAAAGCTGGGATGCCTCACAGCCATTGACGACTTTGGCGCCGGCCATTCCAACTTCGAACGCATCTGGAATCTGTCACCGGATATCGTAAAGCTTGACCGGACACTGCTGACCCGGGCGACCGAGGATCACAAGGCGCGCCAGATCCTGAACGGCATCGTGTCACTGTTGCACCAGTCGGGCTGCCTGGTATTGCTGGAAGGCGTCGAGACCCGGGATCAGGCGATGATTGCCATCGATGCCGGTGTCGATTTTGTTCAGGGGTTCTATTTCCGCAAACCAAGCACCGATCTGAACCAGCTTTCCCACGCACCCGCGGATCTGGACCAACTGCTGCAGGAATACAAGACCCGCAACCAGGTCACTCTGGACCCGACGCGTCAACTGGTGGAGTTTTTCAGGGGCTTTTTCGACCATGCCATCACCAAACTGAAAAACG from Marinobacter subterrani encodes the following:
- the serB gene encoding phosphoserine phosphatase SerB, which translates into the protein MSELVLINVSGRDKPGLTSEITGIMGRYDVRILDIGQAVIHDHLTWGILVEIPDESKSSPVIRDLLFRLHALDLQVRFAPITVEEYQSWAAARNRACYIVTLLSRDIKAEQIARVSAITARHGLNIDNISRLSARPSLNASENRIACVEFSVRGTPSDLEQLRADFLHIAGEMNVDIAFQEDSIFRRNRRLVVFDMDSTLIEAEVIDELAMEAGVGEQVAEITERAMQGELDFSQSFAERLALLKGLDESVLEGIASRLRMTEGAEHLILSLKALGYRTAILSGGFTYFARHLQRKLGIDYIYANELEVEQGKVTGRVAGQIVDGKRKAELLLEIAEKEHISREQVIAVGDGANDLPMLSQAGLGVAFRAKPLVKESARHSISTLGLDAILYLIGFRESEANLSLEQADN
- the parC gene encoding DNA topoisomerase IV subunit A, with translation MPEFQTTDEGFERVALRDYTEKAYLDYSMYVILDRALPNVGDGLKPVQRRIVYAMSELGLKSTSKYKKSARTVGDVLGKFHPHGDSACYEAMVLMAQPFSYRYPLVDGQGNWGSPDDPKSFAAMRYTESRLAPFAEVLLGELGQGTADWVPNFDGTMDEPSVLPARLPHVLLNGTTGIAVGMATDIPPHNVREVTAACIRLLDQPEATVDELCEHIKGPDFPTRAEIITPRKDIRQMYETGRGSLRMRARWIRESGEIVVTDLPHQVSGARVLEQIAHQMQAKKLPMVADLRDESDHENPTRLVVVPRSNRVDLDGLMAHLFASTDLEKTYRVNINVIGNDGRPGVKGLHQILTEWLTFRRNTVIRRLQHRLDKVLARLHLLEGLLIAYLNIDEVIEIIRNEDKPKAELMSRFGLSADQAEAILELKLRHLAKLEEMKIRGEQDELSAERDELQSILGSEDRLRELIKNELKADAETFGDDRRSPIVEREEARAFSEVDLISNDPVTVVLSDKGWVRAAKGHDIEPEGLSYKAGDRFALAARGRTNQQAIFLDSTGRAYSLMAHSLPSARGQGEPLTGRINPPSGATFSGLLMGEPSRKALLVTDGGYGFVTSLNDMISKNRNGKAVVSVPRGAKIMPPVSIPTTEKTLYLGAVSNEGRMLVFPLSELPELAKGKGNKIISIPSARVQNREEYVVSVAVFAEDDQLEIRAGKRKMGLQFSDLEHYLGERGRRGHKLPRGLQRVDAIEVIPSAARAREEQGSESEGSDSE
- a CDS encoding methyl-accepting chemotaxis protein — its product is MDFGKRLGLRVKIALPFAITATALIIIGLFAVSTVRNLVSDTDNIADVYLPSVSEILNGDRDLYQALVAQMAYVDASFNNQDGADYIKSFEENSTQARERFKKAVERLEGTGVSDVANGFDAAFDRWLASARRTLELAGSGTPAEARQLATSETSQLFDNLRNFYDEVGAHADRQAQMRASGSSAEGQASSLTILLITVVAIIVSILLFAVFLKLIISSVTALRTQLDNIAQGEGDLTQRVPVETDDDLGKLARSFNLVLENLQSMIRSIQQLTRELGAGATDLARAAKDNNDGVSRQTDSIAMVATAINEMQSAIEEVAGNASRAAEITRDAEEKGKNGARIIRNSSEQVHRLAAQISRAVDVIRKLSDDSNNITSVLDVIRGIAEQTNLLALNAAIEAARAGEQGRGFAVVADEVRTLAQRTQQSTQDIQTMITTLQSGVADIVSVMETGSREAAETENLATEAEQELNAILQAMTNIADVNTSVASATEEQTQVVDEINRSITEINDLAAEGAGRSRDIDGISDSLEGYARELENQTGRFRV
- a CDS encoding YceI family protein, with the protein product MKKILLASAVSMALTTAVHADEHSGTYDFDNEGDHQFIHFKISHLGYSWLYGRFNEFDGQFVYDAKNPENSSVTVTIDTSSVDSNHAERDKHLRSEDFLYVDEFPKATFKSKRVVPQGEGEADIIGDLTLRGVTREVTLDAEMIGYGEDPWGGYRMGFEAETELRLKDFGIPMDLGKASETVEIIISVEGIRQ
- a CDS encoding cytochrome b encodes the protein MQIRNTSNSYGSMAIAIHWLVALAVFGLFGLGYWMVDLTYYHDWYNKAPDIHRSIGMLLLAVMVFRVVWKWLNASPSAPSGHKRWEVRSAQAAHTLLYILLFVAMASGYLISTADGSSISVFGWFEVPSLTGQTKKMEEPAGTVHYWATWAIIVLSVIHTAGALKHHFIDRDDTLRRMLGK
- a CDS encoding EAL domain-containing protein, with the protein product MSKRLPDKLTAPEVELLSPMLNRDGDTWTADFRGLTLRTALQPIYSISHKRIVGYEALIRAFDTDNSAVLPLHLFQLPDSAAENLLLDRLCRYLHIRNYSGISDQLNWLFLNVSPQVVTSGSQADSFFGQILAKTGLPPHRIVMEIVEQPTDDAERLRETVAYYKKLGCLTAIDDFGAGHSNFERIWNLSPDIVKLDRTLLTRATEDHKARQILNGIVSLLHQSGCLVLLEGVETRDQAMIAIDAGVDFVQGFYFRKPSTDLNQLSHAPADLDQLLQEYKTRNQVTLDPTRQLVEFFRGFFDHAITKLKNGLSMADSCLELLNHPAVSRCYLVDDKGIQIDDTLISDTGTRSLDPRFRPLERTSSADWFRQQYLRQALAQPESLHVTAPYLCVTGAYMCVTLSLGYYREGSLQVLCCDILANPSAPAL